The Armatimonadota bacterium DNA window TCCCGAAGGGGTGAGTGCTGGCGTCGCGAAGCTGATCGGTACCAAAGAAGACGTTGTTTTTGGCGCCGCATCTGAGTTGCTGAATTCCGATTCGAAATTTGCCCAGATGGCCAACGCCCAGAGCCCATATGGGGACGGCCGGGCATCTGCACGAATTCGATATCAACTCTTGAAATATTTCGGAATGGATTCCGAAGCAGAAACTGAATGGACATTCTAAAAGCAATCGTATACGGAGCTCTTCAAGGGCTCACCGAGTTCTTGCCAATCTCGAGCAGCGCGCATATTCGGATCGCACCCGCACTACTGGGTTGGCCCGATCCGGGTGCGGCATTCACCGCGAACATCCAACTCGGTACGATCTTGGCGGTACTGATCTACTTCCGATCTGATTTGGCCGCAGCGATCAAAGGTTGGATCGCTGGGCTAACCGATAAATCCAAGCGTGACACGCCCGAATATCGCCAAGGTTGGGGCATCTTTTACGGTTCGATTCCGATTGTAGTGCTCGGTTTCCTGCTCAAAGACATCATCGAAAACCAACTCCGATCACTCTACGTTGTGGCAGCGATGCTGATCATCATGGCGATTGTGCTCTGGGTGGCAGACAAATCTGCGGCAAAGGGAAGAGAACTGGATTCCGCGACCATCGCCGACGGTGTGATCATTGGACTGTTTCAAGCGCTGGCACTTGCACCCGGTGCGAGTCGTTCTGGAAGCACGATCTCCGGCGCACTGTTTAGAGGTTTCTCGCGCGAAGCGGCCGCACGGTTCTCCTTTATGCTGAGTGTCCCAAGCATCGTTCTGGCGGCGCTTTATACGGCATTTTCGCACCGACACGAGTTCAGTGGAATGCTTGTTCCGCTCCTTGTCGCTAATCTGGTTTCGTTCGTGGTTGGCTACGGTTGCATCGCTTTTCTAATGCAGTTCTTAAAGACAAAGTCCAACTCGGTGTTTGTGGCCTACCGTATCGTTCTTGGTGTTGCCATTATCGCCTTGATGCAGAGCGGAATCATTAAGAACTAACCCAAAAGAAGAACAAGAAACCCCGCGGCAAATTGCCGCGGGGTTTCTATTTGATCGAGCTTGCCTAGATTACCAGGTAGCCGATGTTTCGCCGAAGTTAGCAACCACGATGTCAAAGTCGGAAGAACCAACTTCGAGGTCGAAGTCAACGTCAGCTGGATCGATTGGATCGACATCGAACAGGTAGCTGTTGCCAAAGTTAGCAACCACTGTGTCGAAGTCAGTCGAACCGACTTCATCGTCGCCATCTACGTCGCCGTTAACCAAGTTATAGACAACTGTCGTGTCGCCGCCAGTCGTCGAGACCTCTGCAACTGTCTGAAGGAACGGAGCCGCAGGTGCAAATACCGTCTTCAAGCTAGCGTTACCCGTCGTGAACGGCATGGTAATGGTTTCGCTGAATGACGTTTGGTAGGTATTTGGATTGGCATCGTAGTCTTGCAACATCGTACCGAAGTATCGACCAGCAAGTGCATCCGTGATTGGCACTCCGAGCGGATTGGTTGGGGTGTATCCAGGTGCGAACCAGCCCATTCGGTAGTAGTTATCCAAGATGTTGTAGTTGGTTTCGCTGTATGGCGCGCCACCTTGACCAACGACATCTTCCCAGTTGAGGGTGAAGGTCACCTTTCGTGCAGGAAGAGCAGAAGTTCCATAGAGGGTGTAAGCCAGGTTGAACCGTTGGTTCGCGCTGTTTGCAAAGCTCCAGCTGAGCAACTGACCAGGCAAGGTCGTTGTGGTCCAAGCTGCAGTTGGGTAGTTGGTGTTTCGAACCAAGTTTGGCATGCTGTTCGCATACGTTTCGCCAACTGCACCGCAGAACCATGCAATTCGGGCTTGTTCCAAGGTCAAGGAGTCGCCGTCATCGATGCTTCGGCTTGGCCAGATCGAAATCCAGTAGTCGCCTGCAGGCAGAGTGAAAGGAGTAAATCCGTTCAACGTGTAAAGGTAGGCATCTTCGCCACCATAGAACGATCGTCGTGGATCGTCAACGTTGCTGTTGGACAAGCAGCTGACTTCGAGGATGTTCGGAGTTGCGTCCGCATCCAAAGTAACTTCGTTTGCCACTACCGGTGCGCCAAATGCAGTTCGAGTCCAGACTCGTACCGAAATTTGATCCCATGCAGTGTTGATACCAGCAGCTGCAGGAGTGAACGCGTCAAAAGTGATCTTGCTGATGGTTGCGCCACCGGCACCGATCGAGAATGGTTGGACGTACTGTCGCAGTGGAATACCCGCTGAAGTCAAGTTTCCAGAAGTGAGACCGAGGTTGGTGTTTGCAGCAGCGCCTGCACCTGTCCCGTCAGCGTCAAAGGAAACTGTCCAGTTGACACCATTGTCCCAAACGACATCTTCGGCGAATGCGATGGCATTTGCGCCGACCAAAGTTGCTAAGAGTAAAGCTCGTTTCATTGTGTACACTCCAAAATTAGAGAAAGAGATCTCCCGGAGTAGGTTGATCCTACACCGGCTCCCTATAGAATAATCCGAGTTCTTCAAAAATGTATGGATTTTTGAGAAAATAATCAGAAAATCTTTTCTAGGTAAATGGACTCAGCTTCAAATTTCGTGCCACGCGGGAAAAGTCTGGCAATTGTGCTGGGCTCA harbors:
- a CDS encoding undecaprenyl-diphosphate phosphatase; protein product: MDILKAIVYGALQGLTEFLPISSSAHIRIAPALLGWPDPGAAFTANIQLGTILAVLIYFRSDLAAAIKGWIAGLTDKSKRDTPEYRQGWGIFYGSIPIVVLGFLLKDIIENQLRSLYVVAAMLIIMAIVLWVADKSAAKGRELDSATIADGVIIGLFQALALAPGASRSGSTISGALFRGFSREAAARFSFMLSVPSIVLAALYTAFSHRHEFSGMLVPLLVANLVSFVVGYGCIAFLMQFLKTKSNSVFVAYRIVLGVAIIALMQSGIIKN